In the genome of Telluria mixta, the window CGACGCGCGCGAGCGCCAGGCGCAAGTCCTCGACAAGCGCGGCGCCGCCATCCTGGCCGACGCGTCCCTGCAAACGATGCACGAACCGGCCCGGGCGCTGCTGCGTTCCATGCGTGTGCGGCTGACGCCGGAAAGCCGGCTCGATGAATTGAACCGCTACCTGGACGACCCGGCGCACGACCCGTACGCGCTCGACCGCCTCGGTGACTGGTCCGTCCTGATGGATGACGCCAAGCCGGAGCCCCTGCGCGGCCAGCACGCCTTCATCGACTGGATCGCAACGCTGCAAGACTGCGCCGGCAGCCGCGACGGATCGTGCGCCGTCCCGGCACGCCATGCGCTGGAGCGCTGGCAGCAGGGACGAAGCAGCGCGGGCATACCGACCCGTGGCTGGTCGCTGCGCTGATGCTGTCCGAGACGCTGACGCCCGCGCTGGAACAGGCCGCGCTGGCCGTCGACTCTTCCGATCCGGCGTATTTCACCGTGCGCTACCACCTGGCGAGGCTGTACCGCCTGACGGGCAAGCGCGATGCCGCGCGCGCCGTCGCGGACGCCGCGTTGAAGGGCAAGCTGTCGCCGGGCACGCGCAACCTGTTCCGTGAAGAGCGCTTCGCCGTCGCGACGTCGGTGCGGGATGCCGGCGCCTACCTGCTGCGCGCGAACGTCGACATGGCGAGTCCGGATGCCGCACCGGCCGAGGACATGCTCAACGACGACGCCATCGCATGGTTCAAGCGCGGCCTGGCCGCCGCCGACATGCTCGAGCTGGCGCGCGTGGAGTCGCTGCCGCAGCCGCTGCGTGCGCGCATCGCGGGCGCGGCCTGGATCCGTGCCGCGCTGCTCGACCAGCCGGAGACCGGCCGCGCCGCCGCGGAGCAGCTGGCCAGACTGGTGCCGGCCGTGGCCGAGACGGCGACGCGCTACGCCCGCGCCGCCACGCCCGCGGAGCGCCGTCACGTGGCGCTGGTCGCGTCGGTCGCATTCGGCCTGTCGGCGGACCTCGACATGCAGGCGCAGCCCGTCGCCCGCACCGAAGCCGGCGATGCGACAGCGTCCGCCTGGTGCAGCTTCAAGTCGAACGGCGTCGAGGCGCCGACGAGCTACGTGTGGCGCCTGCCCGCGACGCCGGAACTGGGCGACACGGCGGCGCGGCGCACGGAACTGGGCCGGCTGGAACAGTTGAAGACGGCGACGGGCACATTGGGCGACGACGTGGTGCAATGGGCCGAAACGCATCCGGCCGATCCGGAGCTGCCCTGGCTGCTGCACGTGGTCGTGATGTCGACGCGCGGCGGCTGCCTCGACAAGGATGCGTCGGCCCTGTCGCGCAAGGCGCACGCGCTGCTGCACAAGCGTTGGCCGCGCAGCGAATGGGCGCGCGCAACGCCGTACTTCTATTGATGTGCTAGGCTTCGCCCCATCCATGGACGAACGAGGCAGATGATGACGGCGATGACGAGACGGCAGTTCGGCAAGACGGCGCTGGCGCTGGCGGGCGGCGGTCTGCTGGCATCCTGCGCGACGGTGATCGGACCGCGTCGCGTCGAACTGTCGCAATCCCGCCTGCAGGCCGGCCTGGAGCGCCGCTTCCCGCTGCGCAATCGCATGCTCGAGCTGTTCGACGTGCAATTGACCCGGCCGCGCCTCGCGATCATGCCGGAGACCGACCGCGTGGGCCTGTCGCTGGACGTGTCCGTGTTGCCGCCGTTCCTGCGCCAGTCGTGGAACGGCACGCTGGCCATGTCCGGCCACCTGGTGCTGGACAATGTGCGCAATGCCGTCGTCCTGTCCGCCACGCACGTCGACAGCTTCGACGTCGAAGGCATGGAGGGCGACCGCGCGCGCGACCTGGGCCGCGCCGCCGACCTGCTCGTGAATCAACTGATGCGCGACATGCCGGTCTACACCTTCCGCCCCGAAGACCTGCGCTACGCCGGCGTGCAATTCATTCCTACCCGCCTCGAGACGGCGCCCGGCGCCCTGTTCGTCACGCTGGAACCCGCGCGCTGACGGCATTCGGCGGCCCCGTCGTAAATCTGACACGACGGCCTCGCACGATTGAACGGCCCGGCGCACGCATTGCCGATACTGCTATTATTTCGGGCAGTTGGATGGTCCGGCATCGGCGACGATGACGTCGGGGCACCGTGACTGTTGTTTCTTGAAAACTCGTGGGCAACAGGCGTTGCAGAGGTAGCACAATCGGCGCACACTGGTTTGAAAGACCACGTACCGCAGAAGCGGGCACAAGCGCGCTTGCGCTTTCTCATGCACACGGTGTTCCACTAAAGTAATCTCTGCGTTACTGACGTGCTGCCGGTAAGGGGGGTAACCTTGGAAACGATACAGGAAAGTGTTCCGGACAAGAGCGTGCCTGTCGAGCCGGGTGTTGTGCCAATGAGTGCACCCATGAGTGCGCCGCCGGTGCCCGCCCGCCTGAGCCTGCCGCCCAAGGGCGCTTGCTGGTATTGCGACAAACCGCTCGACAGCGTGCGCCGTTTCTGCGGCAAATCCTGCGCCGATTCGTTCGACGAAGAAGCGGAATACAACCGCTGAACCGCGAGCTGCGTTTCGGTCAGCCCGCCCGTTCGCGCAGCAGCGCCAGGGCGCCGTCGAAGTCGAAGCCTTCGACCAGCTCCGCCACCTGGCGATAATGTTCTTCCCCAAGTTGTACGGCCAGCGCGCCGGCACCTTCGCGCACGAGGTCGACCGCATCGCCATTGCCTTCGTCGAGCAGCGTCATCAGGCGGTCGACGATAGCGTGATCCAGTTCGGCTGGCCGCAGTGCCGGCACCGCGGGGCGTTCCGGCAAGGTGAGCGCCAGTGCGTCCAGTTCGCGCAACACCCGTTCCAGCTCATCCTGCAGGCACGCCAGGCTGCCGTGGATGTCCCCTGCACCGGTGCGCAGCAGCCGTTCCACGACGTCCGCCTGGCGCCGCAGCGGCACCGCCTCGATCATGCCGGCAGCCCCTTTCAGCGTGTGGACGAGGCGCAGCGCCAGCGCGGTGTCGCCCTGGTCGTGCGCGGTGCGGATGCCGGCTGCGGCCAGGCGGTATTCGTTGCGGAAGCGCGCGAGGACGCGTCCGAACAAGGCCCCGTCGCCCATCAGGCGCGCGACGCCGCCCGCGTGGTTCACGGCGGGGGCATCGGGTGCGTCTGGCGGAAAACGGTGGTCGGGACTGTCCATGCTTTATTTCGTCGTGAATGACCAGCTGCGGCTGATCGGGACACCGTCGACGGCACCCGAGAAGCTGACATCATACGTGGTCGCGGATGCCAGCTGGGCCAGCGGTACGATGGCGGCCGCCGACTGCGTGCTCGTGTTCGTGTCCTGGCCCTGGACCAGCATACGCGTCGCCAGGTCCGTGTTCGATCCGCGCGCGCGGATGGTGAAGCTCTGGACCGTCAGCTTGCGCGTGAGGTTCGTGTGCACGCTGACCGGGTAGCCGACGACATCGCGGTCGGGCACCGGATCCGGTTCCTCGTAGTCGCTGTTGAAATTGGGCGTCACCTGGGTCTGGCCATTGAATGGCCACGTCACGATCGTGCCCACGGGGATGCCGGTGCCGTAGCCGTTGTTGGCGACGAAGTCGGCGGTGAAGTAACTGTAATTGGCCGACGTCGTCGCCGCGCCCGCGCCGATTTCCTTGAACACGGGCTCGAAGATCACGAAGCGGTGGTAGATCGCCGTGATGAGTTCTTCGGCCATGTAGAAGCCGGAACCGTTCGACGTTGCCGAAATCACTTCGCCGATCGCATTCGGCTGCCCGAACACGTAGCCGGCGTTCGTCAGGCGATCCTGCAGGCGCGCGCCCGTGTAGCCGGTCTTGCCGGCCGTCTGGTCGTGGGTCACGACATTGTTGATGCGCTGGTAATCGGAATGGCCCTGGGCCGCGGTGTCGATGACGCCGTTGCGCGCCAGCGCCGGCATGCCGATCTGGCTGCGGCGGTAGTTGATCCAGTTCAGGCCGTCCGTGGCGATGTTGTTCGTCGCCGTGGGCGCCGAGGCGTCCTGTCCCGAGAATCCGGTCGAGGGAGTCACGTTCGGGGCGCCGGCA includes:
- a CDS encoding Hpt domain-containing protein, coding for MDSPDHRFPPDAPDAPAVNHAGGVARLMGDGALFGRVLARFRNEYRLAAAGIRTAHDQGDTALALRLVHTLKGAAGMIEAVPLRRQADVVERLLRTGAGDIHGSLACLQDELERVLRELDALALTLPERPAVPALRPAELDHAIVDRLMTLLDEGNGDAVDLVREGAGALAVQLGEEHYRQVAELVEGFDFDGALALLRERAG
- a CDS encoding CAP domain-containing protein encodes the protein MMNNMLRVRQIALACTAAWALVACGGGGGGSSAGAPNVTPSTGFSGQDASAPTATNNIATDGLNWINYRRSQIGMPALARNGVIDTAAQGHSDYQRINNVVTHDQTAGKTGYTGARLQDRLTNAGYVFGQPNAIGEVISATSNGSGFYMAEELITAIYHRFVIFEPVFKEIGAGAATTSANYSYFTADFVANNGYGTGIPVGTIVTWPFNGQTQVTPNFNSDYEEPDPVPDRDVVGYPVSVHTNLTRKLTVQSFTIRARGSNTDLATRMLVQGQDTNTSTQSAAAIVPLAQLASATTYDVSFSGAVDGVPISRSWSFTTK
- a CDS encoding DUF1439 domain-containing protein gives rise to the protein MTRRQFGKTALALAGGGLLASCATVIGPRRVELSQSRLQAGLERRFPLRNRMLELFDVQLTRPRLAIMPETDRVGLSLDVSVLPPFLRQSWNGTLAMSGHLVLDNVRNAVVLSATHVDSFDVEGMEGDRARDLGRAADLLVNQLMRDMPVYTFRPEDLRYAGVQFIPTRLETAPGALFVTLEPAR